The genomic segment CTTTCATTGCAAAACTCAAGATTCataacaaaacgaaacaaaaaaataataatcggcTTTTATCTTTccaataaatgcaaataataactCAAACTGTGCAGATAACGTCTGTGATCTGCTGTAATTGCTGTTGTATTAATAATGCAAGAGATATCCGTGCACTACGCATTGGGGCCCGTCAAGCAACTGTAAATAAACACCGTTGCATCTTCGGTTCAGAAAGCCCAGCAAAGAGGTCGGATCGcgttttattttgcagcattactgttttgttttcgcACGATCGAAAGTTGCAACGGGCTAAGCCAGTACAGAGCTCAAGCGGAAAGTTGAACTAGCACCGCAACAACAGGTCACCGCAGCAGGAACAGCTCCCAGCGCAcgaataaaaaacaatttaataaataatattaaataaagctGACAATCCGCACAGCCGCTGCCCCCTGTTTgcgttcccccccccccatccagcCACCCGTCCGAGATTTGATCCCCGGTCCCCGCTTCCTCACCGTAAGCAGAGTGAGAGATCTCCTCCGCTTTGGAAATCAGAGAGTCGCTCCCTGCTTTTGTTACAGTCTGCGGGGAGGTGCAGGCGGCCATTTCCACCATCCACATGCAACTGGGTACCCAGGCAGGAACAATCGAGCGGGCGAGACCGCGATCCCCGGCCGAGCAATGgagcgcagagagagagagcgagtcaGGCTGCAGCTTCCAGACAGACGCAATTACTCCAATGAGACGCGATCCTGCCCAGGGATCCTGGGAATCTGATTGCTGAGGAACAGCGCCGAGTTTGTGCAATCAGAGGTGTTTTAGTTTtacagttgcaaaaaaaaaaaaaatatgcaaggatttttttttggttgtttagaaccAAAAACAATACACTTATATGACTCATCAATGAGCCTCTACTTTTAATTGTGGAATAATAACacgtgttttcttttatttttttcttttgttttttttaaatcggagaattattttatttaattggagGAAACCACGATTCCAGTCAAATTCTATGAGGCTCACTCGCTTTctcaatatgaaaacaaaaacttagTGCTCGTCTTTGTTTTAAGCAAATTTTAACTACATTGCAGGATAAGTGTACATgtatgtattgcaatatataaaTAACTACATTTATCAATAACTAAAcgaaaaataataacacaaatacaaactacGGCGACGATGCCGTTGTCCTCAGACTACTTCGTAAAATGTTTTTGAGCACTTTTAACTGATTGTAACTATATTGTAACGGTAACTTAGTCTAATTTTGTTAATTGCAAAGGTTAAGTCTAAATGTTGCTGTTCATTCTGCAAATACAGCCCTCAGGTGCTTTTATGAAGCCTAAAAATGATCCATTTCTTGGTGTTGTCCAgcccacagtgatgataaagctccatGTTCATAATAACTGTGGTATGTAACTGAAACAACGTGGCTTTGCATGGTGTAACAGTGGTTCCCCGCCCTAGTCGGATTTTACCCCGATAGGGTACAAAGGAAATATGCgtcccacaaataaaatcaatgcaaactttcttatttttgcaatgaggtgcaccgAATGgccagtttcctcctcgtgatgcTTGCGTCATTTTCTcctaatttagaatatccaattataattttttaaagctCAGCTCACGcttccacccctgcgctgactcgggagcggcgaagacgaacatgGGCTGTCCTcagaagcgtgtgccgtcagccgaccgcttctttacacactgcagactcaccctgcagccacctcggagctacagcgtcggaggacaacgcagcttacaggcaagcccgcaggcacccgggcCAGACTGCAGGGGtaactgaggacaccctggccaacctaaacccTCAATATTTTAGGATGCAATGTCTAGGGGTGAGAAAATTACACCCCAAACGGCGAAATGCCAAAAAAACCAAGCGCTAtcactcctgttcatcagattaatCCCTGACGTTGTtcaacctgaagattatgtttaAACACAGTGAGCCAAAGGTCAGCATGCAGCTACCAACAATAAGACACGAAACCAACAAGCAGACGAGAACTTGGAGCATATAAGGGAGCTGCTGTAAATCAGGGGCAGTACATAATGTCTGCAAAAGCAACAAGGATCCTATACCTTTTTGTTCACGAATTCACCCCTGCTTATAAACGAGAGACAACGTACTAACTGATAAAATCAGAAGTTACAAGAGAACCCTGTGCCTACCCTCACTGAAGAGTGGTCCAGGCTCCTCTCTCCACGGGGAGGTGAAGGGGGAGCGGGGGAGGCTCCCCCCTGACCCCTCCTCAGCCGGCTCCTGCTCTCGGGGAGAACGGGGAGGGGCTGCGTCCCGGGGCAGGGCCAGGTCGGGGCGGCTGTTGAACAGATTGCGCAGGATGTTGATGGGAGACACCGTCACCTCCCAGTTGGTGATCCCGAAGTCTCGCAGGTGCGCCCGTGCGTGGCTGGAGAGGCCGGCCCGCGTGTCAAAGCCAGCGCTGCAGAACTCGCAGCGCATCAGGCTGTATGTGTCCGGGTCAAAGTTCGCAActgcagagacaaaaaaaaaaaagagaggaccAGGAAGATGGGGATTTTGCCTGCAAGTGACTGAATTAGATATTTACTGAAATATGGAAGTTATTTCACTAAGTATAGATAATGTGTGTAGACTGTCTTAATATTAGAAGGATTTCTGATATACACTCTACATATTGCAGGGATGAAAAGaagacccctattgcatagcagtttcccttATTGTAGCTTTTACTAGAGTTGTTAAACTCAGTACATTTTTGTAAGGGTTTCAATTCAGTTTAAAACAGTTTCTAATGTGTAAAACCCAGGAAGGTCCCATAGCTTCTTATACAACACTCCCTTAATATTTCTCCATTCGATAGCTCACAGGTTGGGTTATTTCACTGTGAGGCAACGTTGACAGTAAGTTGTCTTTATTTTTATCCTGTAGGAAGGCCCTTCACTAATCCAGTTTGCAATACTTCAGATTTCTTTACATGCAAGTCATATAGTAGTGCTGTGTGAACCGATTATTCCATGACTCggattgagctctccacagaGATCAGGTGCAGACAGCGAGGGTCATTGAACTGCTTGGATTTTCAATGATTGCTGCATTTCATCGAATTCTGCAGAGAACAGCAACCCACGCATatacaagcagctgtttctcctGCTGTTTTGCCTGCAGTGGTAAATTATTAGCCTGATCAACACCAACCAGCCCCCTCTGATTGTCAGCATCCTGTTTCTGCGGAAAGGTCGTGCCGAGGAATCGGACTATCTGTTCGCACAGCTCCATCAGACAGCTAAGCCGAGAAGGAGCACCGCAGCAGTGCCGGCTcacctttcttcttcttcttctggtaGGAGAACTTCTGCTCGATGGCGTTGACCTCCTCGGGGGAGATGAAGTGGCGCACGTTGTAGCTGACCCCCACCCTGTTGAGGTGGCCCCTCACATGGTTCGCCAGCCCGATGCCGTTGTGGAAGCGGTCAGGGCAGTAGGGGCACTTCCTCTCCACGCTCCTCAGCGCCCCCGGCTCCGAGCCCGCTCCCTCCTCCTGGAAATCCTCCAGGAAGCAGTCATCACCGGGGTGGCAGGAGAGGAGGTGCTCCAGGAGCGggggggagaaggaggaggaggaggagtgcaTCCTACTCCTCACCGCCCTCTCCCACTCCAGCCGCCGGGCCTCCATCACGCTCTTTGGCCCAGGCTTGCGGAGGGGGAATGGCTGGGGGATTCTGGGCATGAGGTTGAGAGTTTCCAGCACGACCATGGGAACCATCCTCCTCAGCTGGTCCTGCTGGCCCACGCTCTCCCCGGCACCTCGCAGCTCCTCTCTGAACTCCCACTTGAGCTCCAGAGCTCTCCGAGGCACCTCCAGCTGCTCTGGAAACCAGGCGTCCACGTGGTCCTCAAACTCCGAGCCGGAGGAGGCCTCGTCACCCCCCACCTCCTGGGTCTCCCGGTTCTCCAGGCCACTGTCAGGCCAGCTGAGGCCACTTGGGTTTCCCATCCCTGGACGGGCCAGCATGGCATGGCTCCTGCGGTTCCCGATGCTTTTGAAGGCAATGTCTTTCCTCTTGGGTAGAGCCTGGTGGGAATCTGGGCCTTGCTGGACCCTGGGGTGGTACGGACCACCTTTGAGAGCCGTGGGGACCTCCAAACTCCTCTGGCCAAACTGGCCACCACGGATCGGGTTCTGGGTATGGAAGGGGGTATCTCGCACAACTACTGCCCCGGTTTTCAGTCCTGAGGACGGCCCAAATCGGACACCGTCGAATGAAGGGACGGAAGGGGTCTTGGTGGGCGAGGGGTAAGGTTTGGCCAAGCTGTAGGAGTCCTTGCTGGTCCCTGGCAGACTCTCCCCACTCTCGTCAGGCTGGTCCATTCCCCAGGGGAGATGATGGGAGTGGGTGTACTTCATGTGCTCTCTCAGGATGCTCTCGCTGGGGGCTGGGAAGCTGCAGATTTGGCAGGCGTAGCGCTCTTTCAAAGGGAGGTGAGGGACGGCAGAGGAGGGGTTGACTGGCCGGTACAAGCCCAGGGGTGATGGCTGGTAGCCCTTGCCCCTCGCCCGCTCGTTCCTCTCCTTGATGTGCATCTTGGCGTGCTCCACGAACACTTTAGAGGAGTTGGTCCCGAAACGACACTTGGGACAGCGCAGCCTGGGTTCGCTCCCCTCGCCTGGGAACTCGTTCAGCTTCTGGATCTCCTCCATAATCTTTTCCCGGGATTCCTGATGCCGACGGCGGTGCTGCCCCAACGAGCCGCGATCCTCAAACTCCCACCCGCACTCGGGGCAACAGAActcccctgcccctgcccctccACTACCAGCCCCCTCCTTTGCcgctcccccttcccccccttgctgtgctctgcagtgctggaaCATGTGCTCCTGCAAGTGCACCTGCTTTTTGAAATAGATGCTACATTCCACGCAAGTGAAGACCAACTGCTCGGCCTCATCCAAAAGTGCTTCCTCTTCGATTTCTTCACCACCATCTTCGTCTTCATCCTCCTCTCTGCCTCGCACCTCCTCCGCAGAGATGCCGTAGCCGTAGCGCCCCCCTCCAACCTCAAAGCCGGAACGGGAGGCAGCAAAGGCCGTCCCTTTGCTGATCCGACTCCTGGAGTCCCAGTTTGAGGTTCTGCGTTCCCCCTTGAGGGAGCGCTTCTCTGGAGAGGGACGGGATGGCTTGCTCGTGATAATCATTCCTAATTCTTCTTCCTCCtgatcctcctcctcttcctcctcttcttcttcagTTCCTCCAGCAGTGCCAGCTTGCAAGCTGGGGACCTGCTTTCGTGTTTCAGGAAAGGTGCTGTGTGGCAAGGAGAGGGAAGGAGGGCTTCCTCGTTCTGACTGGGGAAAATAGTAAACGTCTTCTCCTTCCCCGGTCTCCAACCAGGGCTCTGATCTCGCCTCTGAGGAGCCACTGCAGGGAGACGCCCTGCACCAGCTCTCCTTGCCCAAGTGCTCTTTCTCATCCTTTGGTTTAGCTGTTTCTGGGACAACCGCTTTAACTGGACTGGCCCGGTCCTTCTCTTCTGGCTCTCCTCCTTCTTTCGTGCGTCCCTGGGAAGACACTGCCTCgtttatttttgtgctctttGGGTCATCGGTAGCGGCCGCCTTCACATCGTGCGATGTTTCCGACAGCACATCGGGTTCCTCGAGTCCCGTGGCGGAGCGCAGTGCGCCGCTGCTTAAGTGCTTAGACGTGACTGGTGTGGTTCTGCTTGAGCCCTCCTCCTCTTCACCGGACGGGGAGGGTGTAGTGCTGTTTGATCGGGGGTGCTGCTTAGAGCCCCCGCGGAGCCCTTCAGTGCCGGGGCTGTTTGATAAAGTGGTAAGCAAGTGCTCGTGCTCAGGTGCTGTGCTGCCCTCGCTGTCGGGCCTGCAAGAGAAAAAGCAAGAGGCAAATCCACATTGATTttctattgactttttttttctactgatgAATACAGGCAATTGGTAATGGAAATAACTGTATTAGAAAATATTCGGCGTGTAATATTAGCTACGTGATCTGGACTTTGCAATTTGTGGCTGGCTATTACGCACAAcataaccactatgcaaaagagctgggctggTCTGCACAGGTGAGGTTATGGAaggggtcagaatccataacGATTCAACACCACCTGCTACACTTATTAGAACTTGACTGAACTATTAGCTTGGTGTATGTTTCAGCGACTGGATCGCAAGCCAGCATTCATCCCAGAGCTTATAATGCAAAGAACACTCTGGATATTGAATgacctgtttcaaccacaggggtcagaAGCCTAGCTCGCTGGGAATCTCAGCCCACTGAATGGAATGGAAAGGAAAGACAAGGGCTGGACGCGAAACCGCTGTCTTACGACTCAGtctgctaggaggagatccacAGCGCTGCGCCAGTACCAAAACACAGCACCTGCCCTTCTCTTTACCCGATTGGCTTCTGCCAAACATCTAGAACCTTCTGGTGCGGTTCTGGACTGTGGGAAGCAAGCCCGTGCGGGTTCGAAAAGTGCTGCAGTtcttcctctgaaaaaaaaaaaaaaaaaaagacaaaaactaaaaaggaggacaaaaaaaaagttactccAGAGTTATTCAAATTGACACCTTGTTCGTTAATACAGCAACCGGACAATGCTCTCCCACTGTTTTCTATGGAAATGACAGTAATTAACGACACCTGTGCCGATCTCCAAATGAGAACTCCTGCAATGATTTCAGACAGAGGTAAACAACTAAACTTAAACGCTGTAGTATAACAGTGACAATGCTGTGGCCTGTTCCTCAAACAGTGGAACTCCCTCGCTCCAATAATGACGTGGCAGTTCCATTACTGCTACCACTATCACCCTGTAACTCTCCCCAGCAAAGGCGTTTTATCTCTGAAATGAAgctcaacataaaacaaaataacaacaacacagagcTGCCCTTTCAACCCAACGCACCCTCTAAAGTCTCCTTCTCCGAGTCGGAGTCCCAAGCCTGTGCTGAGGGGAAGGCAGAGGGCTGAGCTCTCCTCCGAGGTCCCAGCTCTGCTCTGGGCTCCCTGGCTGTGCCGCTACCTGGTCTGTCCTCTGTCTCCTGCGGCCCCTGCCAGCTGGCGTCTCTTCTGGCTGGGGTGCTGCTGAAGGGTTCAGCCTGCCTCCCTGGCCCGTCCAATcctggggggtgggggctggCCCCCCTTGTGGTGGGAGGACCGCCCCTCTGTGCTGCGAGGCCTGGCTCAGGGACTCCCTTCTCCATAGCTCCGTGATCTTCACTGTCCTGGACCCAGACGCTCGTCTACATAGTCTGGGCTGAGATTGGTGCTGCAAGAGGTTGAAATAAGCTGCTATTAGTTCGATACTGTGTGTACCCAGCACTTCAAAACCCATCAATCCCTttacttttaaatagtttttctcTATAAACTCCTCTATAGCAGTCACGCTGATCCTACTCTGCATCAGAAACATGCTTTACTATTTGTGTGAACTCTTGCATTATAAAGTACAGCATGGGTAAAACACATAACATGGCCCAATCACACATGAATTGTGCACAGTGCATGCAGTCAGTGAAGGGGATAATATCAGAGAATGAAAAGCACAAAGTTTTACACTGCATCTGTGTCTTTGTGTGATATATTAACAGAGCCTGCATGCACAGGCTAACACTGCACACACAAGTCCTTTCAATAGGAGCCGTGAAGGGATCCTGTGGGCACATTTAGTTATCTAACTCAGCGTCTGAGATCACACTGTCAGTGTTGTTACAAGTGCAGCTGTTGCTGTAGGTTCCCATGGGGATGTGAATTATAATCTTCTTTAAAAGGTATCCCGGCACCTGATAATGCAAAGGCCCCCAGACTATAAACACTACTGTTATGTTTTTGGTTACTGCATTTGTAATTCCACACCAATGCCAGCGTTATGACACGTTTATAATATTCACTGTCAATTAAAAAGAGGCGATGCAGGGGAACAGGACTTGACAACACAGACTCAGCCGGCGGGGGTCCTCGCTCAGGGTGCGTGTTTTCATCCTGAACAGAAGCCAAAAGATTTGCAGcaactagaatttaaaaaaaaattaaaaaaaaaaaaaattagattttttatttaacatcaaagaaactacaaaatgatatcgcaacaaaaaaaaagtctaccggaagtcataatagcagtacagtactcCATGTAAGATTTTGAAACGTCGCATTTTTctctttttgtcagtttttcgttgaATATACGTAGGGCTTGAACTTGTCAGTTTTCATTCAAATGTTAATTGGTCGCTATCAAGCTGTCTCTGCGTCCTAACGAAGAGAAAACTACTTATTAAAGACTCAAGCTACGAACGTAAAAACTCTTGacattgttttgcaattaacagcgTTTTCTGAGTTTGGGAaacagaatcggctcaaaataagtttatcGTGCGATCAAAAACTAAACCCAAAAAACTGCAAGGCGTTATTTATTCAATATGATTGTTTTCCCCTACATGTTTTGGTACTACTGTTTCCCATGAGCAGTGTGGTGAGATTTACAATGCCAGTTTGAATGACACACGCACTCACAGCACAGTGTACAGTGCATTACCAGCATAATGCATGTCAATTCAGGTCAGTGGCTCACTGTAGATACAGAAACAGTACTGTGTTAAACTTGTGAACCAggatttttaaatgcattctgcAATGTAATAAAGCAAGTACAGAATAAACGCCTGCGTGTGAATTACGCTCCGCACCGCACCGAGGGATGTGTTGCCAGCAGGGAGACGGGGTGATAAAACCGTGCACGTTTTTGGGGCGTGTGCTTTTTTGCAGCTCACTTCATAAGGGGCGCGACTCCACCAAAAAAAGTGGATAATAATAGTAAACCCCCCCCATCCACCCACGGCGCAACTGTTTGGTTTTGGTGGCTGATTTGTCTCATGACTTTACCCTGGCTAATATAATCAGACATCACACAAACCACAACCCGGCTGCCCGTAAAAGGGCTTATTCTGTGGGCGAGCTCCGGCTACCACGCCACGGTGTCTCGCCTGGCACCGCACTCCCAGACTCGCAACAAAAACCAGTCCAGCGCGCTGTGGGCCTGCCCGCGACCATTCCACGGGTCGGTTTCCTTcccaaaaaaaaagcaacatttcaaaTGACCGCGGACTTCTGGCGCCGCGCAACTTAATTGAAGACGAGAAAGCGCATCATAACCTATCCTGAATATGTCAAGCAGTGCCAATTTTGCACAAAAACTGGCGATCCCAGATTTGCTTTGTCTGTGGCACAGTGCAAAACATCGGTGGAAATGGGCAGCCAATGTTTAGCGGCGTGAGCGGACCCCGATGCTGCCTGCGGTGTGTGTTTATGATGTGAACTGCCCCTGAAAACGCCTCTTATTCTGACATAATCGACTTACAGCAGGTGGCTTGTCAGCTTCGGAGTCGCTCCTGACAGCTTAAACGCAGAGCTGCATGCTTTTGTAGCTGTTATTTTGCGGCCACTGGGTGCATTGTCCCTTTAAATCCCTTCTCAGCGCTTCCCAAAACCAGCTTGCAGGACGCCATGCCTCCCCCTCAGCCCTCGGCGATGACGTCACAAGCGAGGGCAGGCTTCTGCCTCCATGTTGAGTGTGGCTGAACCTGGGCCACACTCTGCAGTGTGAGTGATGCCTGACCAGTGCTGTCTATTGCGAGGAGTATACAAGAACGGCACCACTTAAATACTGTAGCATGCATCTTATAACACCATATGCAAAAAGGTAAGGGTTAAAAAAGCAGTACTTAAATCATTAAATTGATCAGTTGATCTCAGGAATTCATAATCTGTTagtcttcataataataataataataataataataataataataataatgttattgtgattgtttttttttaagtaccaaTCCTTTAAGAACGGTTTTAAAGAATTTTTCATCAAGGACTGTTTTTTAAGCCTGTTCTGATTAATTCAATCAGGTTTGCGGTTGCAGAAGTTTATTCTTGATTTTCAAACTAactgtttaacctaagagaatgATTTCAAAACCGTTCCTTTAAAAACTCCTTAGTTTTGTCGATAGGGTCCAATGCATTTATTCAAATAGATTTATTCTTTCTATAAAAACATATGCACACTGTAAGGGTCCGATAAGGACTGATATACAAGTCTGTAAATTACTAACTAGCCGAATAAATCAATAATCATGACAGCATGTTTGATATTCTGACAAAGCACAGAGACCACGTGATATTCTAATCTCTGCGGCTGACGTCATTGTTTAATGACAGGTCCATGTGAGCCTGGAAAGAAAAAGTAACCAATCGAAAACCCGTTCCCTCTTGACGCTCGGTCTGATTGGACAGCTCTCTTTTCCCACAGCGCCAATCAAATGTGACAATCCCTCGCCAACATTCACTAACAGGTCCACAGAAACCAATCAGAACGCCACTCCGCGAACGCGAAGCTCCTCCCCGCCGCCAACCCAAATGATATCTCAACCCGCCAATGAGAGCCAAACCCTCTAACCAATGGGATTGTTTTCTTTATGATTGGCGGTAGAGGTATCCTATGGGTGACCTCGAAACTCGCCTCACAGCCAATCCGCCGCGATGGGCCGGGCTTCT from the Polyodon spathula isolate WHYD16114869_AA unplaced genomic scaffold, ASM1765450v1 scaffolds_873, whole genome shotgun sequence genome contains:
- the LOC121309106 gene encoding protein Wiz-like encodes the protein MEKGVPEPGLAAQRGGPPTTRGASPHPPGLDGPGRQAEPFSSTPARRDASWQGPQETEDRPGSGTAREPRAELGPRRRAQPSAFPSAQAWDSDSEKETLEEEELQHFSNPHGLASHSPEPHQKVLDVWQKPIGPDSEGSTAPEHEHLLTTLSNSPGTEGLRGGSKQHPRSNSTTPSPSGEEEEGSSRTTPVTSKHLSSGALRSATGLEEPDVLSETSHDVKAAATDDPKSTKINEAVSSQGRTKEGGEPEEKDRASPVKAVVPETAKPKDEKEHLGKESWCRASPCSGSSEARSEPWLETGEGEDVYYFPQSERGSPPSLSLPHSTFPETRKQVPSLQAGTAGGTEEEEEEEEEDQEEEELGMIITSKPSRPSPEKRSLKGERRTSNWDSRSRISKGTAFAASRSGFEVGGGRYGYGISAEEVRGREEDEDEDGGEEIEEEALLDEAEQLVFTCVECSIYFKKQVHLQEHMFQHCRAQQGGEGGAAKEGAGSGGAGAGEFCCPECGWEFEDRGSLGQHRRRHQESREKIMEEIQKLNEFPGEGSEPRLRCPKCRFGTNSSKVFVEHAKMHIKERNERARGKGYQPSPLGLYRPVNPSSAVPHLPLKERYACQICSFPAPSESILREHMKYTHSHHLPWGMDQPDESGESLPGTSKDSYSLAKPYPSPTKTPSVPSFDGVRFGPSSGLKTGAVVVRDTPFHTQNPIRGGQFGQRSLEVPTALKGGPYHPRVQQGPDSHQALPKRKDIAFKSIGNRRSHAMLARPGMGNPSGLSWPDSGLENRETQEVGGDEASSGSEFEDHVDAWFPEQLEVPRRALELKWEFREELRGAGESVGQQDQLRRMVPMVVLETLNLMPRIPQPFPLRKPGPKSVMEARRLEWERAVRSRMHSSSSSFSPPLLEHLLSCHPGDDCFLEDFQEEGAGSEPGALRSVERKCPYCPDRFHNGIGLANHVRGHLNRVGVSYNVRHFISPEEVNAIEQKFSYQKKKKKVANFDPDTYSLMRCEFCSAGFDTRAGLSSHARAHLRDFGITNWEVTVSPINILRNLFNSRPDLALPRDAAPPRSPREQEPAEEGSGGSLPRSPFTSPWREEPGPLFSE